One window of Oryza brachyantha chromosome 12, ObraRS2, whole genome shotgun sequence genomic DNA carries:
- the LOC102701685 gene encoding auxin response factor 24 isoform X1, protein MAAAATGVAAGEGLAGGGGGVDGLFVELWRACAGPLVTVPAVGERVFYLPQGHIEQVEASTNQVAEQQGAPLYNLPWKIPCKVMNVELKAEPDTDEVYAQLTLLPEKQQDGNGNGNGNASKDQVDEEAAAPPAAAERPRVHSFCKTLTASDTSTHGGFSVLRRHADECLPPLDMSQHPPTQELVAKDLHGVEWRFRHIFRGQPRRHLLQSGWSVFVSAKRLVAGDAFIFLRGDNGELRVGVRRAMRQQANIPSSVISSHSMHLGVLATAWHAVNTGTMFTVYYKPRTSPSEFVVPRDLYEESLKRNHSIGMRFKMTFEGEEAAEQRFTGTIVGIGDSDPSGWADSKWRSLKVRWDDAASIPRPDRVSPWQIEPANSPSPPNPPQATRTKRARPNVISSSSDLSAVNKEVASKVIANSQQNGLTRAFHSQESTNLRSRFGDSSELNTSQKLTMWSSGSNQEKNNAIVQRELGSQSWMQMRRPDSSSEILSGFQPQKDTRNPLSSFPSQISGNRSNTWNTINVHYPDQNVNHNMFPGTWSFMPPNTAFGVNQQSYLMPPDIPLPQRSLNAKFSGNGAFTSLRAHGIDQRSSGWPGHIEPSSHIDDASLSLIKPQPLVIDHNVQKAKGSSCMLFGISLDSPAKPEQLISPPSVAFDGKLQQDALEEDECSDPSKTLKPLDGAQHDSATEKHQSCPEGARNIQTKHNGSSRSCKKVHKQGIALGRSIDLTKFTCYDELITELDQMFDFNGELSSSCKNWMVVYTDNEGDMMLVGDDPWNEFCNMVHKIFIYTREEVQKMNPGALNSRSEDSRSTSMERGLVGEGLQGGLSTPSLNSENC, encoded by the exons ATGGCTGCTGCAGCGAcgggggtggcggcgggggagggacTGGCCGGAGGCG GTGGAGGAGTGGATGGGCTGTTCGTGGAGCTGTGGCGGGCGTGCGCGGGGCCGCTGGTGACGGTGCCGGCGGTCGGGGAGAGGGTCTTCTACCTCCCGCAGGGCCACATCGAGCag GTGGAGGCGTCGACGAACCAGGTCGCCGAGCAGCAGGGGGCTCCGCTCTACAATCTGCCATGGAAGATCCCGTGCAAGGTCATGAACGTCGAGTTGAAG GCTGAGCCAGATACCGATGAGGTGTATGCGCAGCTCACCCTGCTTCCTGAGAAG CAGCAGGATgggaatggaaatgggaacgGGAATGCCTCTAAAGACCAGGTGgatgaggaggcggcggcaccaCCAGCTGCAGCTGAGCGGCCCCGGGTGCACTCTTTCTGCAAGACGCTTACTGCCTCGGACACAAGCACTCATGGTGGATTCTCGGTGCTGCGCCGGCATGCAGATGAGTGCCTCCCACCACTG GATATGAGTCAGCATCCCCCAACACAAGAGCTGGTGGCCAAGGATCTTCATGGGGTTGAGTGGCGCTTCCGTCACATCTTCCGAG GTCAGCCACGTAGACACCTTCTCCAGAGCGGTTGGAGTGTTTTTGTTAGTGCCAAACGTCTTGTTGCTGGAGATGCTTTCATATTTCTGAG AGGTGACAATGGGGAACTGCGAGTTGGTGTTCGACGTGCAATGAGGCAACAAGCTAATATTCCATCTTCAGTCATATCAAGCCACAGTATGCATCTTGGTGTTCTTGCAACAGCATGGCATGCGGTGAACACTGGGACAATGTTCACTGTGTACTACAAGCCAAG GACTAGTCCATCTGAATTTGTGGTACCACGCGATCTGTACGAGGAATCTCTCAAACGAAATCATTCAATAGGGATGAGATTCAAGATGACATTTGAAGGCGAAGAGGCTGCAGAGCAAAG ATTCACTGGCACAATTGTTGGAATAGGTGATTCTGACCCATCTGGTTGGGCTGACTCAAAATGGCGTTCCCTTAAG GTGCGATGGGATGACGCTGCTTCTATTCCTCGTCCTGATAGGGTTTCTCCTTGGCAAATAGAACCTGCTAACAGCCCTTCCCCACCCAACCCTCCTCAAGCAACCCGGACCAAGAGGGCTCGTCCAAATGTTATATCGTCCTCGTCTGACTTATCTGCTGTAAACAAAGAAG TTGCTTCAAAAGTCATTGCAAACTCACAGCAGAATGGTCTTACAAGGGCCTTCCACAGTCAAGAAAGCACAAATTTGAGGAGTCGTTTTGGTGATAGCAGTGAGCTAAATACTTCCCAGAAGCTTACCATGTGGTCTTCAGGAAGCaatcaagagaaaaataatgctATTGTCCAGAGGGAGCTAGGTTCACAGAGTTGGATGCAGATGAGGAGGCCTGATAGTTCTTCTGAGATATTATCTGGATTTCAACCCCAGAAAGATACAAGGAACCCTCTGAGTTCGTTCCCTAGTCAGATATCTGGGAATCGTTCAAATACCTGGAATACAATCAATGTTCATTATCCTGACCAAAATGTCAATCACAATATGTTCCCTGGAACGTGGTCTTTTATGCCCCCAAACACTGCTTTTGGTGTGAATCAACAGAGCTACCTAATGCCACCTGACATCCCGCTCCCTCAAAGGTCTCTTAATGCAAAGTTTAGTGGGAATGGAGCATTCACTTCACTTCGGGCCCATGGTATTGATCAGCGCTCCTCTGGTTGGCCTGGGCATATTGAGCCAAGTTCTCACATTGATGATGCCTCATTAAGTCTGATCAAGCCACAGCCTTTGGTTATTGATCACAATGTTCAGAAAGCTAAAGGCTCTTCATGCATGCTTTTTGGGATTTCTCTTGACAGCCCAgcaaaacctgaacaattgaTATCCCCACCAAGTGTTGCATTTGATGGGAAGCTTCAACAGGATGCACTTGAAGAGGATGAGTGCTCTGATCCTTCCAAGACTCTGAAGCCACTTGATGGAGCTCAGCACGATTCTGCTACTGAGAAACATCAGTCTTGTCCAGAAGGTGCCAGAAACATTCAGACTAAACATAATGGTTCCTCACGAAGTTGCAAGAAG GTACACAAGCAAGGGATCGCACTCGGAAGGTCGATAGATCTTACAAAATTTACTTGCTATGATGAGCTAATTACTGAACTAGACCAGATGTTTGACTTCAATGGTGAGCTGAGCAGTTCTTGCAAGAACTGGATGGTCGTGTATACTGATAATGAGGGTGACATGATGTTGGTTGGTGATGATCCTTGGAA TGAATTCTGCAACATGGTTCATAAAATCTTCATCTATACAAGGGAGGAGGTTCAGAAGATGAATCCAGGTGCTCTGAACTCAAGGTCAGAAGATAGTCGGTCTACTTCCATGGAACGAGGGTTGGTCGGCGAAGGGCTCCAAGGTGGTTTATCCACCCCATCACTGAATTCTGAGAACtgctaa
- the LOC102701685 gene encoding auxin response factor 24 isoform X2 yields MAAAATGVAAGEGLAGGGGGVDGLFVELWRACAGPLVTVPAVGERVFYLPQGHIEQVEASTNQVAEQQGAPLYNLPWKIPCKVMNVELKAEPDTDEVYAQLTLLPEKQDGNGNGNGNASKDQVDEEAAAPPAAAERPRVHSFCKTLTASDTSTHGGFSVLRRHADECLPPLDMSQHPPTQELVAKDLHGVEWRFRHIFRGQPRRHLLQSGWSVFVSAKRLVAGDAFIFLRGDNGELRVGVRRAMRQQANIPSSVISSHSMHLGVLATAWHAVNTGTMFTVYYKPRTSPSEFVVPRDLYEESLKRNHSIGMRFKMTFEGEEAAEQRFTGTIVGIGDSDPSGWADSKWRSLKVRWDDAASIPRPDRVSPWQIEPANSPSPPNPPQATRTKRARPNVISSSSDLSAVNKEVASKVIANSQQNGLTRAFHSQESTNLRSRFGDSSELNTSQKLTMWSSGSNQEKNNAIVQRELGSQSWMQMRRPDSSSEILSGFQPQKDTRNPLSSFPSQISGNRSNTWNTINVHYPDQNVNHNMFPGTWSFMPPNTAFGVNQQSYLMPPDIPLPQRSLNAKFSGNGAFTSLRAHGIDQRSSGWPGHIEPSSHIDDASLSLIKPQPLVIDHNVQKAKGSSCMLFGISLDSPAKPEQLISPPSVAFDGKLQQDALEEDECSDPSKTLKPLDGAQHDSATEKHQSCPEGARNIQTKHNGSSRSCKKVHKQGIALGRSIDLTKFTCYDELITELDQMFDFNGELSSSCKNWMVVYTDNEGDMMLVGDDPWNEFCNMVHKIFIYTREEVQKMNPGALNSRSEDSRSTSMERGLVGEGLQGGLSTPSLNSENC; encoded by the exons ATGGCTGCTGCAGCGAcgggggtggcggcgggggagggacTGGCCGGAGGCG GTGGAGGAGTGGATGGGCTGTTCGTGGAGCTGTGGCGGGCGTGCGCGGGGCCGCTGGTGACGGTGCCGGCGGTCGGGGAGAGGGTCTTCTACCTCCCGCAGGGCCACATCGAGCag GTGGAGGCGTCGACGAACCAGGTCGCCGAGCAGCAGGGGGCTCCGCTCTACAATCTGCCATGGAAGATCCCGTGCAAGGTCATGAACGTCGAGTTGAAG GCTGAGCCAGATACCGATGAGGTGTATGCGCAGCTCACCCTGCTTCCTGAGAAG CAGGATgggaatggaaatgggaacgGGAATGCCTCTAAAGACCAGGTGgatgaggaggcggcggcaccaCCAGCTGCAGCTGAGCGGCCCCGGGTGCACTCTTTCTGCAAGACGCTTACTGCCTCGGACACAAGCACTCATGGTGGATTCTCGGTGCTGCGCCGGCATGCAGATGAGTGCCTCCCACCACTG GATATGAGTCAGCATCCCCCAACACAAGAGCTGGTGGCCAAGGATCTTCATGGGGTTGAGTGGCGCTTCCGTCACATCTTCCGAG GTCAGCCACGTAGACACCTTCTCCAGAGCGGTTGGAGTGTTTTTGTTAGTGCCAAACGTCTTGTTGCTGGAGATGCTTTCATATTTCTGAG AGGTGACAATGGGGAACTGCGAGTTGGTGTTCGACGTGCAATGAGGCAACAAGCTAATATTCCATCTTCAGTCATATCAAGCCACAGTATGCATCTTGGTGTTCTTGCAACAGCATGGCATGCGGTGAACACTGGGACAATGTTCACTGTGTACTACAAGCCAAG GACTAGTCCATCTGAATTTGTGGTACCACGCGATCTGTACGAGGAATCTCTCAAACGAAATCATTCAATAGGGATGAGATTCAAGATGACATTTGAAGGCGAAGAGGCTGCAGAGCAAAG ATTCACTGGCACAATTGTTGGAATAGGTGATTCTGACCCATCTGGTTGGGCTGACTCAAAATGGCGTTCCCTTAAG GTGCGATGGGATGACGCTGCTTCTATTCCTCGTCCTGATAGGGTTTCTCCTTGGCAAATAGAACCTGCTAACAGCCCTTCCCCACCCAACCCTCCTCAAGCAACCCGGACCAAGAGGGCTCGTCCAAATGTTATATCGTCCTCGTCTGACTTATCTGCTGTAAACAAAGAAG TTGCTTCAAAAGTCATTGCAAACTCACAGCAGAATGGTCTTACAAGGGCCTTCCACAGTCAAGAAAGCACAAATTTGAGGAGTCGTTTTGGTGATAGCAGTGAGCTAAATACTTCCCAGAAGCTTACCATGTGGTCTTCAGGAAGCaatcaagagaaaaataatgctATTGTCCAGAGGGAGCTAGGTTCACAGAGTTGGATGCAGATGAGGAGGCCTGATAGTTCTTCTGAGATATTATCTGGATTTCAACCCCAGAAAGATACAAGGAACCCTCTGAGTTCGTTCCCTAGTCAGATATCTGGGAATCGTTCAAATACCTGGAATACAATCAATGTTCATTATCCTGACCAAAATGTCAATCACAATATGTTCCCTGGAACGTGGTCTTTTATGCCCCCAAACACTGCTTTTGGTGTGAATCAACAGAGCTACCTAATGCCACCTGACATCCCGCTCCCTCAAAGGTCTCTTAATGCAAAGTTTAGTGGGAATGGAGCATTCACTTCACTTCGGGCCCATGGTATTGATCAGCGCTCCTCTGGTTGGCCTGGGCATATTGAGCCAAGTTCTCACATTGATGATGCCTCATTAAGTCTGATCAAGCCACAGCCTTTGGTTATTGATCACAATGTTCAGAAAGCTAAAGGCTCTTCATGCATGCTTTTTGGGATTTCTCTTGACAGCCCAgcaaaacctgaacaattgaTATCCCCACCAAGTGTTGCATTTGATGGGAAGCTTCAACAGGATGCACTTGAAGAGGATGAGTGCTCTGATCCTTCCAAGACTCTGAAGCCACTTGATGGAGCTCAGCACGATTCTGCTACTGAGAAACATCAGTCTTGTCCAGAAGGTGCCAGAAACATTCAGACTAAACATAATGGTTCCTCACGAAGTTGCAAGAAG GTACACAAGCAAGGGATCGCACTCGGAAGGTCGATAGATCTTACAAAATTTACTTGCTATGATGAGCTAATTACTGAACTAGACCAGATGTTTGACTTCAATGGTGAGCTGAGCAGTTCTTGCAAGAACTGGATGGTCGTGTATACTGATAATGAGGGTGACATGATGTTGGTTGGTGATGATCCTTGGAA TGAATTCTGCAACATGGTTCATAAAATCTTCATCTATACAAGGGAGGAGGTTCAGAAGATGAATCCAGGTGCTCTGAACTCAAGGTCAGAAGATAGTCGGTCTACTTCCATGGAACGAGGGTTGGTCGGCGAAGGGCTCCAAGGTGGTTTATCCACCCCATCACTGAATTCTGAGAACtgctaa